One part of the Melospiza melodia melodia isolate bMelMel2 chromosome 3, bMelMel2.pri, whole genome shotgun sequence genome encodes these proteins:
- the LOC134416523 gene encoding interferon-induced very large GTPase 1-like isoform X1 produces MASQEDTQEGDAMTQLLAEAFQKEGLDAGYWLPKVTQILGIKCREALQHLEYKDYLRLECEVQHPWEKKALQKLLNITDDKTYKEMQSHNSEKTKQRQDEAKQALKDLTEMLNSHSHSHHALREKAETLWRAMDIPKEFWPPPKKPLADMLESIQKQLEQQEQSAGSGKNIPDTEVLRRASGGLALQGIYRTSRPEDVLAKREQLLRVPEGFQLAGPEQGSLLERKEFSSSAAESTFTKSMEQLGFSMSISAKSSFWGINLGGSVDDSSSSQSQDTHQSHSEQSYFCITKYQYTPLASCYFQRHQLRLSDAALRELQDMEQLLSFSWEEDNPTFVKMCESFFRRFGSHINQGPLHFGGIFWWKASTEGFRAEQQEEVKRQTSEALNSFVGASWGDFGASVEGNLNVSKSISQHSVLGRAGKSSHTAIQLYVVNTGGPADTASLPLWKMGLVSDNTTWCVIDRGFQLVPVWDIILYNHCRDFRSVGQMSRALRAGYKELTNQSIGTVFGEELGSAVQEARDFMAAVKAWEVTKVDERKLLRLMELKDDLSAKTRSPSVWINVCLSDKALQDFLVNTVRSCQKSSPENTTSIKVMLRSLLNPHIYSVKDFPEASFIRQWVFQTEHPLPRSPKVSELQELIKTLQQMQEHIHAVTYAPGSSASAVREAKREATQTSSLAIYSLLQSLQEQDQKHMELLVLLIVTSTGYQVESSTFQHLLGHPEIQYMAKEMEEAHEEYVNLKEQDADRAEAFLLLTGLTVTPESQKLSPEQKRERLVFMEDHMKGSWSTRIKNLLQKHSGDEDWERLEHDLDSLISGDLDDKWDEQRMQTIFRDLEDTFPTSEVSSQSQSRSDSSKSKETEAIANQEFLQLLKRLELESHYPRKMGMGDFHTISKISLQDSQPSQDKELPLYFMQKLLTMDYRVRYLTCWERSNPSLPPVPQTTEQENQQSDTFENFLDKLMDAAPICASRDSHVHPMDLQMAIFHCADDFLRQTLATKLAFCQLALPLLVPNPSTSRIEFLLYTLSQIQRSWKEVDKSGKQAQTKSFSNKLIFQAETPIVSFIRIGSSESSSKSQLLNALLSTRKHDTFFHRHCRGSTRKRLLVEGVVEIAWYCPRGSSDDTFERCVAFCNLHGDARDHGAQMQFLQEISAVSVALVSDWEHMDNRGKKLLQDLWQSQRSFVCLLTEKENIAAGQASKNITIGIKNRNAAELVEQLTKTIANLLEGSNPCFSLDACVDKARQHEFVLDADQPACVTAKEKAKELMEILKKEELSEIKSRLLPLQGKLWYQWCQKDKELTRLQEKGNKSIEHHRSQIENYKKALRRKQVERAFPLNTLMKSFLGFLQIQPADTKKYFLHWMKVFMDKLSCGHIEELRRDYHKLWSEIRSRKKSKKKARLSDEFTRALDALSDEINNSSIGLEHFLREVGQIYEALQFLNTTNESFVKLPEIAADLMVSGYPVELMDGDTSYLPLRWVGAIFDSLIERLGDKRVFVLSVLGIQSTGKSTLLNVMFGLQFNVSAGRCTRGAFMQLIPVGEELQQDLGFDFVLVVDTEGLRATEIANKHSLNHDNKLATFVIGVGNMTVINIFGENPSEMQDVLQIAVQAFLRMKKVNLSPSCLFVHQNVGEATAKERNMEGQRRLQEKLDEMTVVAAQQEFCNVSSFSDVIGFDVNTHIHYFAHLWEGDPPMAPPNPTYSQNVQQLKSKILQASKKQSQHNILRLSSLKDRIGDLWNALLNENFVFSFKNSLEIAVYRRLESAFSQWTWRLRSHILDVQMRLDNKIRNVDLQNVTREHLEGLVQETSDAIEKEVEKYFTEDTDCETLVQWKSSTELKLKELKQTLLLETKKKCENLIELQKEQRKLDARKLEYEDELLRRSRELAVSLKGKSLSERELKDNFTHVWNQWIAQVSPDAPPPEEVDIDAQIEDVLVEHFKEPQFHERLRSLPRGFSFDMEKHIMKIRHSGYIPNPRCTPSSGVINFQHITDNIIACVKTNIAQKEEKKCDYSQNFIHEILNEVQKGVNSVPSNASCTFNREYCIDLSLYLCTMAAERFKAMHKAFRKANDPVVYLNSKREDFFQCFQISCQGATSVTTFAASLCDKIYPALCRAVYERTAKDIAEDMRNNFPDFQGNRANLEVCILRYLAEQENFEHFKQYLRSPQKYYESYIETRVRSHCLDGSRRLGKFLVFSLKHPYQNIRSAVSLSTQIVKDRKDRGDKVSLWLDEFCREMTEVINLPRSDLKGIEHLEVTDIEFLSRAMAEALDDLKERLKKEFAGADLSSFPRQPHTILTEHFSGCWEQCPFCGAVCTNTMQNHDGDHQVVFHRPQALKGHKWHGRDQLIIDICSSDVASDGLFRVYSNKWIPYKRYRDAGPPYSTWKILPDSSMQAYWKWFVSHFRTQLEALYKGKFKGKGEIPEGWLRVTKQEALSELEKR; encoded by the coding sequence ATGGCTTCACAGGAGGACACACAGGAGGGGGATGCAATGACACAGCTCCTGGCAGAGGCATTCCAGAAGGAAGGACTGGATGCTGGATACTGGCTGCCCAAAGTGACACAGATCCTGGGAATCAAGTGCAGAGAAGCTCTGCAGCATCTTGAATATAAAGACTACCTCAGGCTGGAGTGTGAGGTACAGCACCCCTGGGAGAAAAAGGCACTCCAGAAACTCCTGAACATAACAGATGACAAAACATATAAGGAGATGCAGAGCCATAACTCAGAGAAGACAAAGCAGAGACAAGATGAAGCCAAACAAGCTCTGAAGGATCTGACAGAAATGCtcaacagccacagccacagccatcaTGCTCTGAGGGAGAAAGCAGAGACTCTGTGGCGAGCCATGGATATTCCCAAAGAGTTCTGGCCACCACCAAAGAAACCCTTGGCAGATATGCTGGAGAGCATCcagaagcagctggagcagcaggagcagtcaGCAGGCAGTGGGAAGAACATCCCTGACACGGAAGTGCTGAGGCGGGCATCAGGGGGACTGGCCCTGCAGGGCATCTACAGAACCAGCAGACCTGAAGATGTGCTGGCAAAGCGAGAGCAGCTCCTCAGGGTTCCTGAGGGATTCCAACTTGCTGGTCCAGAGCAAGGATCGCTGCTTGAGAGGAAGGAGttctcctcctctgcagcagaATCCACTTTCACCAAgtccatggagcagctggggttcAGCATGAGCATTTCTGCCAAATCCTCATTCTGGGGGATTAATCTGGGAGGGAGTGTAGATGACAGCAGCTCCTCGCAGTCACAGGACACCCACCAGTCCCACTCTGAGCAGAGCTACTTTTGCATCACCAAGTACCAGTACACCCCTCTGGCCTCCTGCTACTTCCAAAGGCATCAGCTTCGCCTCTCCGATGCGGCTCTGCGGGAGCTGCAAGACATGGAGCAGCTTTTGAGCTTCAGCTGGGAAGAAGACAACCCCACCTTTGTGAAGATGTGTGAGAGCTTCTTCAGGAGGTTTGGCTCCCACATAAACCAGGGTCCCCTCCACTTTGGGGGGATATTCTGGTGGAAGGCATCTACAGAAGGATTCCGAGCTGAGCAGCAGGAAGAGGTGAAACGACAAACATCTGAAGCACTGAACAGCTTTGTAGGGGCCAGCTGGGGTGACTTTGGGGCCAGTGTGGAAGGGAACCTGAATGTTTCCAAATCCATCTCCCAGCATTCTGTTTTGGGAAGAGCTGGAAAGAGTTCTCATACAGCAATTCAGCTCTATGTGGTCAACACAGGGGGCCcagcagacacagcttccctTCCTCTGTGGAAAATGGGGCTCGTGTCTGATAACACAACATGGTGCGTTATCGACCGTGGCTTTCAGCTGGTCCCAGTGTGGGACATTATCCTGTACAATCACTGCAGGGATTTTAGGTCTGTTGGTCAGATGAGCAGGGCCCTCAGGGCTGGGTACAAAGAGCTGACGAATCAGAGCATTGGCACTGTTTTTGGGGAGGAACTGGGCAGTGCAGTGCAAGAGGCCAGAGATTTCATGGCAGCTGTGAAGGCCTGGGAGGTGACAAAAGTGGATGAAAGGAAACTGCTAAGGCTGATGGAGCTAAAAGATGATCTGAGTGCAAAAACCAGGAGCCCCAGTGTGTGGATTAACGTGTGCCTGTCAGACAAAGCCCTGCAGGATTTCCTGGTGAACACTGTGCGGAGCTGCCAGAAGTCATCTCCAGAAAACACCACCTCTATCAAGGTAATGTTGAGGAGTCTCCTGAATCCTCATATCTACTCTGTCAAGGACTTCCCTGAGGCTTCCTTCATTAGGCAATGGGTCTTCCAGACTGAGCACCCACTTCCCAGATCTCCCAAAGTCTCTGAGCTTCAAGAGCTCATCAAAACACTGCAGCAAATGCAGGAGCACATCCATGCTGTCACCTATGCACCAGGAAGCTCTGCTTCTGCAGTTCGTGAAGCAAAGAGAGAAGCCACCCAGACCAGCAGCCTGGCAATTTATTCCTTACTCCAGTCTCTCCAGGAACAAGATCAGAAGCACATGGAACTGTTGGTGCTCTTGATTGTGACCAGCACAGGATACCAGGTGGAAAGCAGCACTTTTCAGCACCTCCTTGGACACCCAGAAATTCAGTACATGGCCAAGGAAATGGAAGAGGCACATGAGGAGTATGTGAACCTGAAGGAGCAAGATGCCGACAGAGCTGAGGCCTTCCTCCTGCTGACAGGTCTGACTGTGACACCCGAAAGTCAAAAGCTGTCCCCTGAGCAGAAGAGGGAGCGTTTGGTTTTCATGGAAGATCACATGAAAGGCTCGTGGTCCACACGGATAAAGAATCTCCTCCAAAAGCACAGTGGAGATGAAGACTGGGAGAGGCTGGAACACGACTTGGACTCTTTGATCAGTGGGGACTTGGATGACAAATGGGATGAACAGCGCATGCAGACCATATTCAGAGACCTAGAAGACACTTTTCCAACATCTGAGGTTTCCAGTCAGTCCCAATCCAGGTCAGACAGCAGCAAATCCAAAGAAACTGAAGCCATTGCAAACCAGGAGTTCCTCCAGCTGCTCAAGCGCCTTGAACTGGAAAGTCACTATCCAAGGAAAATGGGGATGGGAGATTTCCACACCATCTCCAAGATATCTCTGCAGGacagccagcccagccaggacaaaGAACTGCCACTATACTTCATGCAAAAGCTGTTAACCATGGATTACCGGGTGAGGTACCTGACTTGCTGGGAAAGGAGCAACCCCAGCCTTCCACCCGTGCCACAAACCACAGAGCAAGAGAACCAACAATCAGACACCTTTGAAAACTTTCTTGATAAGCTGATGGACGCAGCTCCTATATGTGCAAGCAGGGACAGCCATGTGCACCCCATGGACCTGCAGATGGCCATTTTCCATTGTGCTGATGACTTCCTGAGACAGACCCTGGCAACCAAGCTGGCATTCTGCCAACTGGCGCTGCCTCTGCTGGTGCCCAACCCGAGCACTTCACGCATTGAGTTCCTGCTCTACACTCTCAGCCAAATCCAAAGGAGCTGGAAAGAGGTGGACAAGTCAGGAAAGCAGGCCCAAACAAAGAGTTTCAGCAACAAACTCATCTTTCAGGCAGAGACACCCATTGTGTCCTTCATCCGCATTGGCAGCTCGGAATCCTCTTCCAAGTCCCAGCTCCTCAATGCTCTGCTCAGCACACGCAAACACGACACTTTCTTCCACCgccactgcagaggcagcaccagaaAGCGTTTGCTGGTGGAAGGGGTGGTGGAGATCGCCTGGTACTGCCCCCGTGGAAGCTCTGATGACACCTTTGAACGCTGCGTGGCTTTCTGTAACCTGCATGGAGACGCCAGGGATCACGGAGCACAGATGCAGTTCCTGCAGGAGATATCTGCTGTCAGCGTGGCTCTTGTGTCTGACTGGGAGCACATGGACAACAGGGGGAAAAAGCTTCTGCAGGACCTGTGGCAGTCACAAAGGTCTTTTGTTTGTCTTCTCACAGAAAAAGAGAACATTGCAGCTGGACAAGCAAGCAAAAACATAACAATAGGGATTAAAAACAGAAATGCAGCAGAACTGGTGGAGCAGCTCACCAAGACAATTGCGAATCTCCTGGAAGGTTCTAATCCATGTTTCAGCCTGGATGCCTGTGTGGACAAAGCCCGTCAGCACGAATTTGTATTGGACGCAGATCAACCTGCGTGTGTGACAGCCAAAGAAAAGGCAAAGGAACTGATGGAGATTCTGAAGAAAGAGGAGCTGTCTGAGATCAAATCCCGGCTGCTGCCGCTTCAAGGAAAACTGTGGTACCAGTGGTGTCAAAAGGACAAAGAACTCACTCGCTTGCAGGAGAAGGGGAACAAGAGCATTGAGCATCATCGTAGCCAAATTGAAAATTACAAGAAAGCACTAAGAAGAAAGCAAGTTGAGCGGGCTTTCCCTCTCAACACACTGATGAAATCATTCCTTGGCTTTCTCCAGATCCAGCCAGCAGATACCAAGAAATACTTCCTGCACTGGATGAAGGTCTTTATGGACAAGCTGTCCTGTGGCCACATTGAAGAACTGAGGAGAGACTATCACAAGTTATGGTCTGAAATCCGTtcaagaaagaaaagcaagaaaaaagccAGGCTGAGTGATGAGTTCACCAGGGCCTTGGATGCCCTCTCTGATGAAATCAACAATTCATCCATTGGTCTGGAGCACTTTCTGAGGGAGGTAGGGCAGATTTATGAAGCTCTGCAATTTTTGAACACCACAAATGAGAGTTTTGTCAAATTGCCAGAAATTGCAGCAGATCTAATGGTTTCAGGGTATCctgtggagctgatggatggggaCACTTCTTACCTGCCCTTGCGCTGGGTGGGAGCAATCTTTGACAGCTTAATTGAGAGGCTGGGGGACAAACGAGTGTTTGTGCTCTCCGTGCTCGGCATCCAGAGCACAGGCAAGTCCACCCTGCTGAATGTCATGTTTGGTCTGCAGTTCAACGTCAGCGCAGGGAGATGCACCCGTGGGGCCTTCATGCAGCTCATCCCAGTGGGCGAGGAGCTGCAGCAAGACTTGGGCTTTGATTTTGTGCTGGTGGTTGACACAGAGGGACTTCGTGCCACCGAGATAGCCAATAAACACTCTCTGAACCATGACAACAAGCTGGCCACCTTTGTCATTGGTGTTGGCAACATGACTGTGATCAATATCTTTGGAGAAAATCCATCAGAAATGCAAGATGTTCTCCAGATTGCTGTTCAGGCTTTCCTGAGGATGAAGAAAGTCAATCTTTCCCCAAGCTGCCTCTTTGTCCACCAAAATGTGGGGGAAGCAACTGCCAAGGAGCGGAACATGGAAGGACAAAGGCGCTTACAGGAAAAGCTGGATGAAATGACTGTGGTAGCTGCTCAGCAGGAATTCTGCAATGTCTCCTCCTTCAGTGATGTCATTGGCTTTGATGTGAACACCCACATTCACTACTTTGCTCACCTGTGGGAAGGAGACCCCCCAATGGCACCACCCAACCCCACCTACAGCCAGAACGTCCAGCAACTCAAGAGCAAAATCCTCCAGGCTTCCAAGAAGCAGTCGCAGCACAACATTTTGAGGCTCTCGAGCCTGAAAGATCGTATTGGTGACCTCTGGAATGCTTTGCTGAATGAAAACTTTGTGTTCAGCTTCAAGAATTCCCTGGAGATTGCTGTGTACAGGAGACTGGAAAGTGCCTTTAGTCAGTGGACCTGGAGGCTGAGGAGTCACATCTTAGATGTACAGATGAGACTGGACAACAAAATTCGGAATGTGGATTTGCAGAATGTCACCAGAGAACACCTTGAAGGGTTGGTGCAAGAGACAAGTGATGCCATTGAGAAAGAAGTGGAAAAGTATTTCACGGAAGACACAGACTGTGAAACACTGGTCCAGTGGAAATCAAGCACAGAGCTGAAGCTGAAAGAACTAAAACAGACTCTTCTTcttgaaacaaaaaagaaatgtgaGAATCTCATTGAGCTACAGAAGGAGCAGAGGAAACTGGATGCAAGGAAGTTGGAATATGAAGATGAGCTCCTGAGAAGGAGTCGGGAGCTGGCTGTGAGTCTGAAAGGGAAGAGCCTCAGTGAGAGAGAACTGAAGGACAACTTTACTCATGTCTGGAACCAGTGGATTGCCCAAGTCTCCCCTGATGCTCCTCCTCCAGAAGAGGTGGATATTGATGCACAAATTGAAGATGTCCTTGtagagcattttaaggagccacagTTCCATGAACGGCTTAGGTCACTTCCCAGAGGATTTTCTTTTGACATGGAGAAGCATATCATGAAGATACGGCATTCAGGCTATATCCCAAATCCCAGGTGCACTCCTAGTTCAGGTGTTATCAACTTTCAGCACATCACGGACAACATCATTGCATGTGTGAAGACAAACATTGCtcagaaggaagagaaaaaatgcGATTACAGTCAAAATTTTATTCATGAAATACTCAATGAAGTACAGAAAGGTGTCAACTCTGTTCCCAGCAATGCATCCTGTACTTTTAACAGAGAGTACTGCATCGATTTGTCTCTATATCTGTGCACAATGGCAGCAGAAAGGTTTAAAGCCATGCACAAAGCATTCCGAAAGGCAAATGACCCAGTTGTGTACCTGAACAGCAAGAGAGAAGATTTCTTCCAATGTTTCCAAATTTCCTGCCAAGGAGCCACTTCTGTCACAACTTTTGCTGCCTCCCTTTGTGACAAGATTTACCCAGCTCTTTGCCGGGCAGTCTATGAGAGGACAGCTAAAGACATTGCTGAGGACATGCGGAACAATTTCCCAGATTTCCAGGGTAACAGAGCCAATCTGGAAGTTTGCATCCTGAGATACCTGGCAGAGCAAGAAAATTTTGAGCATTTCAAGCAGTACCTTCGCTCTCCACAAAAGTATTATGAGAGTTACATTGAGACACGAGTTAGAAGTCACTGTTTAGATGGGAGTAGGAGGCTGGGGAAATTTCTAGTTTTCTCACTTAAACATCCCTATCAAAACATCCGGTCAGCTGTTTCTTTATCAACCCAAATTGTCAAGGACAGAAAAGACAGAGGAGACAAAGTCTCTCTCTGGTTGGATGAATTTTGCAGGGAAATGACAGAGGTGATCAACTTGCCCAGAAGTGACCTGAAGGGCATTGAGCACCTGGAGGTCACAGACATTGAGTTCCTGAGCAGGGCCATGGCAGAAGCTCTGGATGACCTGAAGGAAAGGCTCAAGAAAGAATTTGCTGGTGCTGACCTGAGCTCATTTCCAAGGCAGCCTCACACCATCCTGACAGAGCATTTTTCAGGGTGCTGGGAGCAGTGTCCCTTTTGTGGGGCTGTCTGCACAAACACAATGCAGAATCACGATGGAGACCATCAGGTGGTCTTCCATCGCCCACAAGCTTTGAAGGGACACAAGTGGCATGGGAGAGACCAGCTGATCATTGATATTTGTTCCAGCGATGTTGCAAGTGATGGCTTATTCAGAGTTTATAGCAATAAATGGATCCCATACAAGAGATACCGTGATGCTGGACCCCCTTATTCCACTTGGAAAATTCTTCCTGACTCATCCATGCAGGCGTACTGGAAATGGTTTGTGTCTCATTTCAGGACACAGCTGGAAGCTCTGTACAAAGGGAAATTTAAGGGCAAAGGAGAAATCCCTGAGGGTTGGCTGAGAGTTACCAAGCAGGAAGCTCTGTCTGAGCTGGAGAAGCGTTAG